One window of Pseudomonas sp. FP198 genomic DNA carries:
- a CDS encoding YceK/YidQ family lipoprotein, with product MNKLLVVLLVVQLTGCATARTLDAAKPGAPVVYAGTRLDMYALNGGCCAKDRFGAEAPSYPGLDLPGSALLDTLLLPLSLLTVIGVGFQATGGM from the coding sequence ATGAATAAGCTGTTGGTGGTGTTGCTGGTGGTGCAACTGACCGGTTGCGCCACCGCGCGCACCCTTGATGCCGCCAAGCCGGGAGCGCCGGTGGTGTATGCGGGGACGCGGCTGGACATGTACGCGCTCAATGGCGGTTGCTGCGCCAAGGACCGTTTTGGCGCCGAGGCGCCGAGCTATCCGGGCCTCGATCTGCCGGGGAGCGCGCTGCTGGATACGTTGTTGTTACCGTTGTCGTTGCTGACGGTGATTGGCGTGGGGTTTCAAGCGACCGGTGGGATGTAG
- a CDS encoding N-acetyltransferase, which produces MRIIQATLEHLDLLTPLFVKYREFYGSLPYPDSSRAFLEKRLRRKESVIYLALPDDDDSRLLGFCQLYPSYSSLSLKRVWILNDIYVAEDARRQLVADNLIRTAKKMAKETNAVRMRVSTSSNNDVAQKTYESIGFKEDTEFKNYVLPISEGL; this is translated from the coding sequence ATGCGGATTATCCAAGCGACGCTGGAACACCTGGACCTGCTGACCCCATTGTTCGTCAAATACCGGGAGTTCTATGGCTCGCTGCCCTACCCGGACTCGTCCCGGGCCTTCCTGGAAAAACGCCTGCGCCGTAAGGAATCGGTGATCTACCTGGCCCTGCCGGATGACGATGACAGCCGGTTGCTGGGGTTCTGCCAGCTCTACCCAAGCTACTCGTCGCTGTCCCTCAAGCGCGTCTGGATCCTCAACGACATCTACGTCGCCGAAGACGCCCGCCGCCAACTCGTCGCCGACAACCTGATCCGCACCGCAAAAAAAATGGCCAAGGAAACCAACGCCGTGCGCATGCGCGTCTCCACCAGCAGCAACAACGACGTGGCGCAGAAAACCTACGAATCGATCGGCTTCAAGGAAGACACCGAGTTCAAGAACTACGTATTGCCGATCAGCGAAGGGCTTTGA
- the ubiX gene encoding flavin prenyltransferase UbiX — protein MNTRLESNGPERITLAMTGASGAQYGLRLLDCLVREDREVHFLISKAAQLVMATETDVTLPPKTQMMQAFLTEYTGAAAGQIRVYGKEDWMSPVASGSGAPAAMVVVPCSTGTLSAIATGACNNLIERAADVTLKERRQLILVPREAPYSSIHLEHMLKLSNMGVTILPASPGFYHQPQTIDDLIDFVVARILNLLNLPQDMLPRWGEHHPGSDE, from the coding sequence ATGAATACTCGCTTGGAGAGCAACGGCCCCGAACGCATCACGCTGGCAATGACCGGCGCTTCCGGCGCCCAGTACGGCTTGCGCCTGCTCGATTGCCTGGTGCGTGAAGATCGCGAGGTGCACTTCCTCATCTCCAAGGCCGCGCAGTTGGTGATGGCCACCGAGACCGACGTGACGTTGCCACCCAAGACGCAGATGATGCAGGCCTTTCTCACCGAGTACACCGGTGCGGCGGCAGGGCAGATCCGTGTGTATGGCAAGGAAGACTGGATGTCACCGGTGGCTTCGGGCTCCGGCGCGCCGGCGGCGATGGTGGTGGTGCCGTGTTCCACCGGTACGCTGTCGGCGATCGCCACCGGGGCCTGCAACAACCTGATCGAGCGGGCGGCGGACGTCACGCTCAAGGAGCGCCGCCAGTTGATCCTGGTGCCGCGGGAAGCGCCGTATTCGAGCATTCACCTGGAGCACATGCTCAAGCTGTCGAACATGGGCGTGACCATCCTGCCGGCCTCGCCGGGCTTCTACCATCAGCCGCAGACCATCGACGACCTGATCGATTTTGTGGTCGCGCGGATCCTCAACTTGCTGAACCTCCCGCAAGACATGCTGCCACGTTGGGGCGAGCATCATCCGGGGAGCGATGAATAA
- the ppa gene encoding inorganic diphosphatase yields the protein MSYSKIPAGKDLPNDIYVAIEIPANHAPIKYEIDKDSDCLFVDRFMATPMFYPANYGYIPNTLADDGDPLDVLVVTPYPVAPGSVIRARPVGILNMTDDGGGDAKVIAVPHDKLSQLYVDVKEYTDLPALLIQQIEHFFENYKDLEKGKWVKIEGWAGADAAREAITKSVAAYKG from the coding sequence ATGAGCTACAGCAAGATTCCGGCTGGCAAAGACCTGCCGAACGACATCTACGTCGCGATCGAAATCCCGGCCAACCACGCCCCGATCAAATACGAAATCGACAAAGACAGCGACTGCCTGTTCGTTGACCGTTTCATGGCCACCCCGATGTTCTACCCGGCCAACTACGGTTACATCCCCAACACCCTGGCCGACGACGGCGACCCCCTCGACGTGCTGGTCGTGACCCCTTACCCGGTTGCCCCAGGCTCGGTCATCCGCGCCCGTCCTGTCGGCATCCTGAACATGACCGACGACGGCGGCGGCGATGCCAAAGTCATCGCAGTACCACACGACAAACTGTCGCAACTGTATGTCGACGTGAAGGAATACACCGACCTGCCCGCCCTGCTGATCCAGCAGATCGAACACTTCTTCGAGAACTACAAAGACCTCGAAAAAGGCAAGTGGGTCAAGATCGAAGGCTGGGCCGGCGCCGACGCCGCCCGCGAAGCGATCACCAAGTCGGTTGCCGCCTACAAGGGCTGA
- a CDS encoding DedA family protein, whose protein sequence is MDFNPLDLILHLDVYLDMLVTNYGTWIYAILFLVIFCETGLVVMPFLPGDSLLFIAGAVAAGGAMDPLLLGGLLMLAAILGDSTNYLIGRTAGEKLFSNPNSKIFRRDYLQQTHDFYDKHGGKTVTLARFLPIIRTFAPFVAGVGRMPYPRFFGFSVLGTVLWVGGLVTLGYFFGNVPFIKQNLSLLVVGIILLSLLPMIIGLVRSKMSQRGSKAETR, encoded by the coding sequence ATGGATTTCAACCCCCTCGACCTCATTCTGCATCTCGACGTCTACCTCGACATGCTGGTGACCAACTACGGGACGTGGATCTACGCTATCCTGTTCCTGGTGATCTTCTGTGAAACCGGCCTGGTGGTGATGCCGTTCCTGCCGGGCGACTCCCTGTTGTTCATCGCCGGCGCGGTGGCAGCCGGTGGCGCCATGGACCCGCTGCTGCTCGGAGGGCTGTTGATGCTCGCGGCGATCCTCGGCGACAGCACCAACTACCTCATCGGTCGCACCGCCGGCGAGAAGCTGTTCAGCAACCCGAACTCGAAAATCTTCCGCCGCGACTATCTGCAACAGACCCACGACTTCTACGACAAACACGGCGGCAAGACCGTAACCCTGGCGCGCTTCCTGCCCATCATCCGCACCTTCGCGCCCTTCGTCGCCGGCGTCGGCAGAATGCCCTACCCACGTTTCTTTGGCTTCAGCGTGCTCGGCACCGTGCTCTGGGTCGGTGGCCTGGTGACCCTCGGCTACTTCTTCGGCAACGTGCCCTTCATCAAGCAGAACCTGTCGCTGCTGGTAGTGGGCATCATCCTGCTGTCGCTGCTGCCGATGATCATCGGCCTGGTACGCAGCAAAATGAGCCAGCGCGGCTCAAAAGCCGAGACGCGCTGA
- a CDS encoding zinc-dependent peptidase: MWSLSTWRRRRTLAKHPVADETWQRVRHQLSFLDGISAEEDRWLRDASVLFLHDKHLTALPGVELHQEQRLLLAAQAQLPLMHLGELNWYQGFHEIVLYPDDFLSPQRYRDASGIEHEWDGEHSGEAWPQGPIILAWDGVMASGGWEGYNLVIHELAHKLDMLNGDANGLPPLHADMRVSDWAQAMQEAFDDLNRQLDLNPDAETAIDPYAAENPAEFFAVTSEYFFSAPDLLHQAYPKVYEQLKAFYRQDPLARLRQLQAEDPVYQASYQGL; the protein is encoded by the coding sequence ATGTGGTCTCTCAGCACCTGGCGTCGCCGCCGCACCCTGGCCAAACACCCCGTTGCCGACGAAACCTGGCAGCGGGTGCGTCATCAACTGAGCTTTCTCGACGGTATCAGTGCCGAAGAAGATCGATGGCTGCGTGACGCCAGCGTGCTGTTCCTGCACGACAAACACCTCACCGCCCTGCCCGGCGTCGAACTGCACCAGGAACAACGCCTGTTGCTTGCCGCCCAGGCGCAATTGCCGCTGATGCACCTGGGCGAGTTGAACTGGTACCAGGGCTTTCATGAAATCGTCCTCTACCCAGACGACTTCCTCAGTCCCCAGCGCTACCGCGACGCCAGCGGCATCGAGCACGAATGGGACGGCGAACACAGCGGCGAAGCCTGGCCCCAAGGCCCGATCATCCTGGCCTGGGATGGCGTGATGGCGAGCGGCGGCTGGGAAGGCTACAACCTGGTGATCCACGAACTGGCGCACAAACTCGACATGCTCAACGGCGACGCCAACGGCCTGCCGCCGCTGCACGCCGACATGCGCGTCAGCGACTGGGCGCAAGCCATGCAAGAGGCCTTCGACGACCTCAACCGCCAACTGGACCTGAACCCCGACGCAGAAACCGCCATCGATCCCTACGCGGCGGAAAACCCGGCGGAGTTCTTCGCCGTCACCAGCGAATACTTCTTCAGCGCCCCGGACCTGCTGCATCAGGCCTACCCAAAGGTCTACGAACAGCTCAAGGCGTTCTACCGCCAGGACCCGTTGGCCCGGCTGCGGCAACTTCAGGCCGAAGATCCGGTCTATCAGGCGTCATACCAAGGTCTCTAG
- the eutC gene encoding ethanolamine ammonia-lyase subunit EutC: MDKNPVDSQNPWLNLRNLTPARIALGRTGTSLPTSAQLDFQFAHAQARDAVHLAFDHQGIRAQLTERGRESLLLHSAAADRNSYLQRPDLGRRLDDASVQILQDYAAAHPGGVDLAIVVADGLSALAVHRHTLPFLARLEEQIAAEGWSVSPIVLVEQGRVAVADEVAQRLGAKMSVILIGERPGLSSPDSLGLYFTYAPKVGLTDAYRNCISNVRLEGLSYGMAAHRLIYLMREACRRQLSGVNLKDEAQVHTLEAENGADMKGNFLLAPPPS, from the coding sequence ATGGATAAAAACCCCGTCGATTCGCAAAACCCCTGGCTGAATCTGCGCAACCTGACGCCGGCGCGCATTGCCTTGGGCCGCACCGGCACCAGCCTGCCGACCTCGGCGCAACTGGATTTCCAGTTCGCCCACGCCCAGGCCCGCGACGCCGTGCATCTGGCGTTCGATCACCAGGGCATCCGCGCACAACTCACAGAGCGCGGCCGCGAAAGCCTGCTGCTCCACAGCGCGGCGGCCGATCGAAACAGCTATCTGCAGCGTCCGGACCTGGGCCGACGGCTCGACGATGCTTCCGTACAAATCTTGCAGGACTACGCGGCGGCCCATCCGGGCGGCGTGGATTTGGCTATCGTAGTGGCTGACGGCCTGTCGGCGCTGGCGGTGCATCGCCATACGCTGCCGTTCCTGGCGCGGCTGGAAGAACAGATCGCCGCTGAAGGCTGGTCTGTGTCGCCAATCGTTTTGGTAGAACAAGGCCGGGTGGCCGTGGCCGATGAAGTGGCGCAGCGGCTCGGCGCCAAGATGTCGGTGATCCTGATCGGCGAACGCCCTGGCCTCAGCTCCCCCGACAGCCTGGGACTTTATTTCACCTACGCCCCCAAGGTCGGCCTGACCGACGCCTATCGCAACTGCATCTCCAACGTCCGCCTCGAAGGCCTGAGCTACGGCATGGCGGCCCATCGCCTGATCTACCTGATGCGCGAGGCCTGTCGCCGGCAGCTTTCGGGGGTCAATCTGAAGGACGAAGCCCAGGTACACACTCTAGAGGCGGAAAACGGTGCCGATATGAAAGGTAATTTCCTACTGGCGCCGCCCCCAAGCTGA
- a CDS encoding aldehyde dehydrogenase family protein: MRYAHPGTEGAIVSFKAKYGNYIGGEFVAPVKGQYFTNTSPVNGQPIAEFPRSTAEDIDKALDAAHAAADAWGATSVQARSLILLKIADRIEQNLETLAITESWDNGKAVRETLNADIPLAADHFRYFAGCLRAQEGAAAEIDGNTVAYHIHEPLGVVGQIIPWNFPLLMAAWKLAPALAAGNCVVLKPAEQTPLGICVLMELIGDLLPPGVLNVVQGFGKEAGEALATSKRIAKIAFTGSTPVGSHIMKCAAENIIPSTVELGGKSPNIFFEDIMQAEPSFIEKAAEGLVLAFFNQGEVCTCPSRALVQESIYDEFMQVVMKKIQQIKRGDPLDTDTMVGAQASEQQFDKILSYLEIARGEGAELLTGGKVEKLEGNLASGYYIQPTLLKGTNKMRVFQEEIFGPVVSITTFKDEAEALAIANDTEFGLGAGLWTRDINRAYRMGRAIKAGRVWTNCYHLYPAHAAFGGYKKSGVGRETHKMMLDHYQQTKNLLVSYDINPLGFF, from the coding sequence ATGCGTTACGCTCACCCCGGTACTGAAGGCGCTATCGTTTCGTTCAAGGCCAAATACGGTAACTACATCGGCGGCGAGTTCGTCGCGCCTGTCAAAGGTCAGTACTTCACCAACACGTCCCCGGTCAATGGCCAGCCCATTGCCGAGTTCCCCCGTTCCACCGCCGAAGACATCGACAAAGCCCTGGACGCTGCCCACGCGGCCGCTGATGCCTGGGGCGCCACGTCAGTCCAGGCGCGTTCGCTGATCCTGCTGAAAATCGCCGACCGCATCGAACAGAACCTCGAAACCCTGGCGATCACCGAATCCTGGGACAACGGCAAGGCGGTGCGTGAAACCCTCAACGCCGACATCCCCCTGGCCGCCGACCACTTCCGCTACTTCGCCGGTTGCCTGCGGGCCCAGGAAGGCGCCGCCGCCGAGATCGACGGCAACACCGTGGCCTATCACATCCATGAGCCGCTGGGCGTGGTCGGGCAGATCATCCCGTGGAACTTCCCGCTGCTGATGGCCGCCTGGAAACTCGCGCCGGCCCTGGCCGCCGGCAACTGCGTGGTGCTCAAGCCTGCGGAGCAGACCCCGCTGGGCATTTGCGTGCTGATGGAATTGATCGGCGACCTGCTGCCGCCGGGTGTACTGAACGTGGTGCAAGGCTTCGGCAAGGAAGCCGGCGAAGCGCTCGCTACCAGCAAACGCATCGCCAAGATCGCCTTCACCGGCTCGACACCGGTCGGCTCGCACATCATGAAATGCGCCGCCGAAAACATCATCCCGTCCACCGTGGAACTGGGCGGCAAGTCGCCGAATATCTTCTTCGAAGACATCATGCAAGCCGAGCCGAGCTTCATCGAGAAAGCCGCCGAGGGCCTGGTGCTGGCGTTCTTCAACCAGGGTGAAGTCTGCACCTGCCCATCCCGGGCGCTGGTGCAAGAGTCGATCTACGACGAATTCATGCAAGTGGTGATGAAGAAGATCCAGCAGATCAAGCGCGGCGACCCGCTGGACACCGACACCATGGTCGGCGCCCAGGCGTCCGAGCAGCAATTCGACAAGATCCTGTCTTACCTGGAAATCGCCCGGGGCGAAGGCGCCGAGCTGCTGACCGGCGGCAAGGTGGAAAAACTCGAAGGCAACCTGGCCAGCGGTTATTACATCCAGCCGACCCTGCTCAAGGGCACCAACAAGATGCGCGTGTTCCAGGAAGAGATCTTCGGCCCGGTGGTAAGCATCACCACCTTCAAGGACGAAGCCGAAGCCCTGGCGATCGCCAACGACACCGAGTTCGGCCTCGGCGCCGGCCTCTGGACCCGCGACATCAACCGCGCCTACCGCATGGGCCGGGCAATCAAGGCCGGGCGCGTCTGGACCAACTGCTACCACCTGTACCCGGCGCATGCCGCGTTTGGCGGCTACAAGAAGTCCGGCGTCGGGCGTGAGACGCACAAGATGATGCTCGATCATTACCAGCAGACCAAGAACCTGCTGGTGAGCTACGACATCAATCCGCTGGGGTTCTTCTAA
- a CDS encoding sigma-54-dependent Fis family transcriptional regulator — MHSNHLSRHARQVLTVTQGKAHLQGPGSDPSIARSWLRCLEDYHLDPAQNLAPTVLEHGRLLESRERLQQVLHIAGTEMTSLHQQLSGAGHAVLLTDARGVILNCVTAPSERKIFERAGLWLGADWSEACEGTNGIGTCLVERQALTIHQEEHFRGRHTGLTCSASPVFDPHGELLAVLDVSSARPDVSRQSQFHTMALVNLSAKMIESCYFLRCFDNQWLLRFHLQAESVGLFSEGLMAFDGEGRICAVNQSALNLLGHLRGGLLGQRVEDFFDCSLDELLGRASAQASASWPLRTRDGRHLFAVLRGQARSVPAAVAPALKSVEPARLPGICLGDAALQEHFRKALRVFERDVPLLIQGETGSGKEAFAKAVHLASQRAGKNFVALNCAAIPESLIESELFGYRGGSFTGARKEGMRGKLQQADGGTLFLDEIGDMPLALQTRLLRVLEDRQVVPIGGEPEAVNVRIISATHRQLLDRVADGSFREDLYYRLNGLEIPLPALRERSDKSQLLDFLLADESGAETVSIDEPARQALLAFDWPGNVRQLRNVLRTLAALCDGGRVGLEDLPAMIRQRPVAVVETPTEHPLEDAERLALLDALERQRWHMTHTAEQLGISRNTLYRKLRKHAIAR, encoded by the coding sequence ATGCACAGCAACCATTTGAGTCGCCATGCCCGGCAAGTCCTCACGGTCACCCAGGGCAAGGCCCATTTGCAGGGGCCTGGCAGCGATCCGTCGATTGCTCGCTCCTGGCTGCGCTGCCTTGAGGACTACCACCTCGACCCGGCGCAGAACCTGGCGCCGACCGTGCTCGAGCATGGCCGGTTGCTGGAAAGCCGCGAGCGCTTGCAGCAGGTTCTGCATATCGCCGGTACCGAGATGACCAGCTTGCACCAGCAATTGTCCGGCGCCGGCCATGCGGTGCTGTTGACCGATGCCCGGGGTGTGATCCTCAATTGCGTCACCGCCCCCAGCGAACGGAAGATTTTCGAACGGGCCGGTCTCTGGCTCGGCGCCGACTGGAGCGAAGCCTGTGAAGGCACCAACGGCATCGGTACCTGCCTGGTGGAACGCCAGGCCCTGACCATCCACCAGGAAGAACATTTTCGCGGCCGCCACACCGGCCTGACCTGCTCGGCGAGCCCGGTGTTCGACCCTCATGGCGAGCTGCTGGCGGTGCTCGACGTGTCCTCGGCGCGGCCGGACGTTTCGCGCCAGAGCCAGTTCCACACCATGGCCCTGGTCAACCTCTCGGCGAAGATGATCGAGAGCTGTTATTTCCTCCGTTGTTTCGACAATCAATGGCTGCTGCGCTTTCATCTGCAGGCCGAGTCCGTGGGGTTGTTCAGCGAGGGGCTCATGGCGTTCGACGGCGAAGGACGCATCTGTGCAGTCAACCAGAGCGCGCTGAACCTGCTCGGACACCTTCGCGGTGGCTTGCTCGGCCAGCGGGTCGAGGACTTCTTCGACTGTTCGCTGGATGAGTTGCTGGGCCGGGCCAGCGCCCAGGCCAGTGCCAGTTGGCCGCTGCGTACCCGTGACGGTCGGCACTTGTTCGCGGTCTTGCGTGGGCAAGCGCGTAGCGTGCCGGCTGCGGTCGCGCCTGCGCTCAAGTCTGTCGAGCCCGCCCGTCTGCCGGGCATCTGCCTGGGGGACGCGGCGTTGCAGGAACATTTTCGCAAGGCTTTGCGAGTGTTCGAGCGCGATGTGCCGCTGCTGATCCAGGGCGAAACCGGTTCCGGCAAGGAGGCGTTTGCCAAGGCCGTGCACCTTGCCAGCCAGCGCGCCGGGAAAAACTTCGTCGCGCTCAATTGCGCGGCGATTCCGGAAAGTCTGATCGAGAGCGAACTGTTCGGTTATCGCGGCGGCAGCTTCACCGGCGCGCGCAAGGAAGGCATGCGCGGCAAGCTGCAACAGGCCGACGGTGGCACGCTGTTTCTCGATGAGATCGGCGATATGCCCCTGGCCTTGCAGACCCGTTTGCTACGGGTGCTGGAAGATCGCCAGGTAGTGCCCATCGGCGGCGAGCCCGAGGCGGTGAACGTGCGCATCATCAGCGCGACTCACCGGCAATTACTCGACCGTGTGGCCGACGGCAGTTTTCGTGAGGATTTGTACTACCGCCTCAACGGCCTGGAAATCCCACTTCCGGCGTTGCGCGAGCGCAGCGACAAATCCCAGTTGCTGGATTTCCTGCTGGCCGATGAGAGCGGTGCCGAGACGGTGTCCATCGATGAACCGGCGCGCCAGGCGCTGCTGGCGTTCGACTGGCCGGGCAACGTGCGGCAGTTGCGCAATGTGCTGCGGACTCTTGCGGCGTTGTGCGACGGCGGGCGGGTTGGGCTGGAAGATCTGCCGGCGATGATCCGCCAGCGCCCGGTTGCGGTGGTCGAAACCCCGACCGAGCATCCGTTGGAAGATGCCGAGCGCCTGGCGTTGCTCGATGCGCTGGAACGTCAGCGTTGGCACATGACCCACACCGCCGAACAGCTGGGGATTAGCCGCAATACCCTCTATCGCAAGCTGCGCAAACACGCGATTGCACGCTGA
- a CDS encoding oxidoreductase, translated as MYLTPQHVLLAGATGLTGEHLLDRLLNEPTITRVLAPSRRPLAEHPHLENPVGEPAELLPRLGGQVDIAFCCLGTTIKKAGSESAFRAVDLDLVVAFAKRARELGARHLVVISALGADPKSSIFYNRVKGEMEAALRAQDWPQLTICRPSLLLGDRVEPRLAEQLAGPLSKLIPGKYHGIEACQLARAMWRLALEEQDGVRVVESDELRKLGK; from the coding sequence ATGTACTTGACGCCTCAGCATGTTTTGCTCGCCGGCGCGACCGGATTGACCGGGGAGCATCTACTCGACCGGCTGCTGAACGAGCCGACCATCACGCGGGTACTGGCGCCTTCCCGCCGGCCATTGGCCGAACACCCGCATCTGGAAAACCCGGTTGGGGAACCGGCCGAACTGCTGCCACGGCTTGGCGGCCAGGTCGACATCGCCTTCTGCTGCCTCGGCACGACCATCAAGAAAGCCGGCTCCGAATCGGCCTTCCGCGCGGTGGACCTGGACCTGGTGGTGGCCTTCGCCAAACGCGCGCGGGAACTGGGCGCACGGCACCTGGTGGTGATCAGCGCCCTCGGGGCCGACCCGAAATCGTCGATTTTCTACAACCGGGTCAAGGGCGAAATGGAAGCTGCGCTCCGCGCGCAGGATTGGCCGCAACTGACCATCTGCCGACCTTCGTTGCTGTTGGGCGACCGGGTTGAACCACGCCTGGCCGAGCAACTGGCCGGCCCGTTGTCCAAGCTGATCCCCGGCAAATACCACGGCATCGAAGCCTGCCAACTGGCCCGGGCCATGTGGCGACTTGCGCTGGAGGAGCAGGATGGGGTGCGGGTAGTGGAGTCGGATGAGTTGCGCAAGCTGGGCAAATGA
- the mpl gene encoding UDP-N-acetylmuramate:L-alanyl-gamma-D-glutamyl-meso-diaminopimelate ligase: MHIHILGICGTFMGSMAVLAKELGHHVTGSDANVYPPMSTQLEAQGIELTQGYDPAQLDPAPDLVVIGNAMSRGNPAVEYVLNKGLPYVSGPQWLADHVLQGRWVLAVAGTHGKTTTSSMLAWVLEHAGMSPGFLIGGVPQNFSVSARLGGTPFFVIEADEYDSAFFDKRSKFVHYRPRTAILNNLEFDHADIFPDLPAIERQFHHLVRTIPSEGLVIHPTTEPALQRVIEMGCWTPVQTTGAGGQWQVKLLKDDGSAFEVMFEGQSQGVVEWDMTGQHNVANALATLAAARHVGVVPSMGIAALSAFKSVKRRMEKVAEVNGIIIYDDFAHHPTAIATTLDGLRKRIGDAPLIAIIEPRSNSMKLGAHRDGLPESVVDADQVIWYAPANLGWDLGATAALCTVPSIVSDSLEGIIERVKSQAQPGTHVVIMSNGGFGGLHGKLAEALK, translated from the coding sequence ATGCACATCCATATTCTCGGTATTTGCGGCACTTTCATGGGTTCGATGGCGGTCCTGGCCAAGGAACTGGGCCATCATGTGACCGGCTCCGACGCCAACGTCTACCCGCCGATGAGCACACAGCTGGAGGCCCAGGGCATTGAGCTGACCCAAGGCTACGACCCGGCGCAACTGGACCCGGCGCCGGACCTGGTGGTCATCGGCAACGCCATGTCCCGTGGCAACCCGGCGGTGGAATACGTACTCAACAAAGGCTTGCCATACGTGTCGGGGCCGCAGTGGCTGGCTGATCATGTGTTGCAGGGCCGCTGGGTCCTGGCCGTCGCCGGCACCCACGGCAAGACCACTACCAGCAGCATGCTTGCCTGGGTGCTGGAACATGCGGGCATGAGCCCGGGTTTCCTGATCGGTGGCGTGCCGCAGAATTTTTCGGTGTCGGCGCGCCTCGGTGGCACGCCATTCTTCGTGATCGAGGCCGATGAATACGACAGCGCGTTTTTCGATAAACGCTCGAAATTCGTCCACTACCGTCCGCGCACGGCGATCCTCAACAACCTTGAGTTCGACCACGCTGACATTTTCCCCGATCTGCCGGCCATCGAGCGCCAATTCCACCATTTGGTGCGGACCATCCCAAGTGAAGGCCTGGTCATCCATCCGACCACCGAGCCGGCCCTGCAGCGCGTTATTGAAATGGGCTGCTGGACCCCGGTGCAGACTACCGGTGCGGGGGGGCAGTGGCAGGTCAAGCTGCTCAAGGATGACGGTTCGGCGTTCGAAGTCATGTTTGAAGGTCAGTCCCAAGGCGTGGTCGAATGGGACATGACCGGCCAGCACAACGTCGCCAACGCCCTGGCGACCCTGGCGGCGGCCCGGCACGTCGGGGTGGTGCCGTCCATGGGCATCGCCGCGTTGAGCGCGTTCAAGAGTGTGAAACGGCGGATGGAGAAAGTCGCCGAGGTGAACGGCATCATCATCTATGACGACTTCGCCCACCATCCGACCGCTATTGCCACCACCCTCGACGGTCTGCGCAAGCGCATCGGTGATGCGCCGCTGATTGCGATCATCGAGCCGCGTTCCAATTCCATGAAGCTCGGCGCTCACCGCGACGGCCTGCCGGAAAGCGTGGTCGATGCCGATCAGGTGATCTGGTACGCCCCGGCCAACCTCGGCTGGGACCTCGGCGCCACGGCTGCGCTGTGCACGGTGCCGTCGATTGTCAGCGATTCCCTGGAGGGCATCATCGAGCGCGTGAAGAGCCAGGCCCAGCCCGGCACCCATGTGGTGATCATGAGCAATGGCGGCTTCGGCGGCCTGCACGGCAAACTCGCCGAGGCACTGAAATGA